A DNA window from Etheostoma spectabile isolate EspeVRDwgs_2016 chromosome 22, UIUC_Espe_1.0, whole genome shotgun sequence contains the following coding sequences:
- the LOC116672248 gene encoding gamma-crystallin M3 (The sequence of the model RefSeq protein was modified relative to this genomic sequence to represent the inferred CDS: added 13 bases not found in genome assembly) encodes MSNSGMNMRGKIVFYEDRNFQGRSYECMSDCSDMSSYLNRCHSCRVESGCFMVYDQPNYMGNQYFMRGGGYSDYMSMMGMRDCVRSCRMIPMHRSQFRMRIYERENFGGQMHELMDDCNNVMDHYRMSNCMSCHVMDGHWLMFDQAQYRGRVMYLRPGEYRSFRDMGMSGMRFMSMRRIMDSCY; translated from the exons ATGAGCAACAGCGGCATGAACATGAGGGGCAAGATCGTCTTCTATGAGGACAGGAACTTCCAGGGTCGCTCCTATGAGTGCATGAGCGACTGCTCTGACATGAGCTCCTACCTGAACAGGTGCCACTCCTGCAGGGTGGAGAGCGGCTGCTTCATGGTCTACGACCAGCCCAACTACATGGGAAACCAGTACTTCATGAGGGGGGGCGGGTACTCTGACTACATGAGCATGATGGGAATGAGAGACTGCGTCAGGTCCTGCCGCATGATCCCCATG cacagaaGCCAGTTCAGGATGAGGATCTACGAGAGGGAGAACTTCGGGGGCCAGATGCACGAGCTGATGGACGACTGCAACAACGTCATGGACCACTACCGCATGTCCAACTGCATGTCCTGCCATGTGATGGACGGCCACTGGCTGATGTTCGATCAGGCCCAGTACAGAGGCAGGGTGATGTACCTGAGGCCCGGCGAGTACAGGAGCTTCAGGGACATGGGCATGAGCGGCATGAGGTTCATGAGCATGAGGCGCATCATGGA